From one Dama dama isolate Ldn47 chromosome 4, ASM3311817v1, whole genome shotgun sequence genomic stretch:
- the LOC133051996 gene encoding LOW QUALITY PROTEIN: oxysterols receptor LXR-beta-like (The sequence of the model RefSeq protein was modified relative to this genomic sequence to represent the inferred CDS: inserted 1 base in 1 codon): protein MSTPTTNSVDTPLPGNGPSTPSSSPGGKEDGPEPCPGGADPDAPSTDGAASASVVVILDTAEEPERKRKKGPAPKMLGDELCQVCGDTASGFHYNVLSCEGCKGFFRRSVIRGGAGRYACRGGGTCQMDAFMRRKCQQCRLRKCKEAGMREQCVRSKEQIRKKKIRKQQHQQQQWSPAGPGVSSSSPASGSGXPGGSDGGGQGSGEGEGIQLTAAQELMIQQLVAAQLQCNKRSFSDQPKVTPWPLGADPQSRDARQQRFAHFTELAIISVQEIVDFAKQVPGFLQLGREDQIALLKASTIEIMLLETARRYNHEIKCITFLNDITYSKDDFHRAGLQVEFINPIFEFSWAMRRLGLDDAEYALLIAINIFSADWPNVQEPSRVETLQQPYVDALLSYTRIKRPQDQLRFPRMLMKLVSLRTPSSVHSEQVFALRLQDKKLPPLLSEIWDVHE from the exons ATGTCCACCCCTACCACGAATTCCGTGGACACCCCCTTGCCTGGAAATGGCCCCAGCACCCCCTCTTCTTCACCTGGGGGAAAGGAGGATGGTCCTGAACCATGCCCTGGAGGGGCGGATCCTGATGCCCCAAGCACTGATGGGGCCGCCTCAGCCTCCGTCGTGGTCATCCTAGACACAGCGGAGGAGCCGGAGCGCAAGCGAAAGAAGGGCCCCGCTCCAAAGATGCTGGGCGACGAGCTGTGCCAAGTGTGCGGGGACACAGCCTCCGGCTTCCACTACAACGTGCTCAGCTGTGAAGGCTGCAAGGGCTTCTTCCGCCGAAGTGTGATCCGAGGCGGGGCCGGGCGCTATGCCTGCCGGGGCGGTGGCACCTGCCAGATGGACGCCTTCATGCGGCGCAAGTGCCAGCAATGCCGGCTGCGGAAATGCAAGGAGGCAGGGATGCGGGAGCAATGCGTCCGCTCTAAAGAACAGATCCGGAAGAAGAAGATTCGGaaacagcagcatcagcagcaacAGTGGTCACCCGCGGGGCCAGGagtcagcagcagcagcccagctTCTGGGTCTG GCCCTGGAGGGTCCGACGGGGGTGGCCAGGGCTCCGGAGAAGGTGAAGGTATCCAGTTAACAGCTGCTCAGGAACTAATGATCCAGCAGTTGGTGGCGGCCCAGCTGCAGTGCAATAAACGCTCCTTCTCCGACCAGCCCAAAGTCACGCCCTGGCCCTTGGGTGCAGACCCGCAGTCCCGTGATGCTCGCCAGCAGCGTTTCGCCCACTTCACGGAGTTGGCCATCATCTCCGTGCAGGAGATCGTGGACTTCGCTAAACAGGTGCCTGGCTTCCTGCAGCTGGGTCGCGAAGACCAGATCGCCCTCCTGAAGGCCTCTACCATTGAGATCATGCTACTGGAGACAGCCAGACGCTACAACCACGAGATCAAGTGCATCACCTTCCTAAACGATATCACCTACAGCAAGGATGACTTCCACCGCGCGGGACTGCAGGTGGAATTCATCAACCCCATCTTCGAGTTCTCGTGGGCCATGAGGCGCCTGGGCCTGGACGATGCCGAGTACGCCCTCCTCATCGCCATCAACATCTTCTCAGCCGACTGGCCCAACGTGCAGGAGCCCAGCCGAGTGGAGACCCTGCAGCAGCCCTACGTGGACGCGCTATTGTCTTACACCCGCATCAAGAGGCCACAGGACCAGCTGCGCTTCCCCCGAATGCTGATGAAGCTTGTGAGCCTGCGCACGCCCAGCTCTGTGCACTCGGAGCAGGTCTTTGCCCTGCGGCTCCAGGACAAGAAGCTGCCGCCTTTGCTGTCTGAGATCTGGGACGTCCATGAGTGA
- the LOC133054858 gene encoding vomeronasal type-1 receptor 1-like, with product MSSHKDALRNAGEAAVKAIFLFQVVAGALGNALLFSCSISPVLLGHKQRPADTILTHVALSNLLFLLSSGIPHKMTGFLLRNPLSSLGCKLLYYIQRVTLSTALCSTSILSTYQAFTLIPRRAEWMMPRGRVIGPSCCTCWMLNLLTYISVLLKITGPQDIHNYSDTRSKWFCSASAPNAGFVYLWSISDTVFLTLMVWSSGSMVLLLLRHHQRVQYIHTSTGHHRCPPETRATRTILMLVVTFVVVYILNFTFCFYITVVLEFRLWLIQTSDVLASCFPTVSPFLLLLRDPRMPRICSGVGRNNA from the coding sequence ATGTCTTCTCACAAAGATGCCCTGAGAAATGCAGGGGAGGCGGCTGTGAAAGCCATCTTTCTCTTCCAGGTGGTGGCTGGGGCTCTGGGCAATGCCCTCCTTTTCTCCTGCAGCATCTCTCCAGTCTTGCTTGGCCACAAGCAGAGACCTGCAGACACGATTCTCACCCACGTGGCCCTGTCCaatcttttgtttcttctgtcCTCTGGAATTCCCCATAAAATGACAGGTTTTCTTTTGAGAAACCCCCTGTCCAGCCTTGGCTGTAAATTACTGTATTACATCCAGAGGGTGACTCTTAGCACCGCCCTGTGCTCCACCTCCATCCTGAGCACCTATCAGGCCTTCACTCTCATCCCCAGGAGAGCAGAGTGGATGATGCCCAGAGGAAGGGTCATTGGTCCTTCCTGCTGCACCTGCTGGATGCTTAACCTCTTAACATACATCTCTGTTCTTTTGAAAATCACTGGTCCTCAGGATATACACAACTATTCTGATACTCGGAGCAAGTGGTTCTGTTCCGCCTCAGCTCCTAATGCAGGCTTTGTCTACCTGTGGTCCATCTCTGATACCGTGTTTCTTACCCTCATGGTCTGGTCCAGTGGCTCCATGGTGCTTCTCCTGCTCAGACACCACCAGAGGGTTCAGTATATTCACACCAGCACTGGACACCACAGATGCCCCCCAGAGACCAGAGCCACCCGCACCATCCTGATGCTGGTGGTCACCTTTGTCGTCGTTTACATACTgaatttcactttttgtttttatatcacTGTTGTTTTAGAGTTTCGTCTGTGGTTGATACAGACTTCTGATGTCTTGGCCTCAtgttttcccactgtttccccttttctGCTGCTCCTGAGGGATCCTAGAATGCCTAGGATCTGCTCTGGAGTCGGTAGAAATAATGCTTAA